From a single Nymphaea colorata isolate Beijing-Zhang1983 chromosome 4, ASM883128v2, whole genome shotgun sequence genomic region:
- the LOC116252157 gene encoding SHUGOSHIN 2-like isoform X2 codes for MATILDRENTTVGTLNAVKSSSCNRSPSARRLCDITNVTQNVKSTLKDDNMFVFSAAEREIIEKLRKENATMLRAIAEREIIEIRSLDVQKLKENLVKITQQNWQLAQSNSQLLAELNIGKDKLKLQQHEFGIMSGMLKAKILELEGQVKKNMSDHSKRSSDSLKESELEKPKLPNQNQRRPSRIPSQIPSSTGQAATRGCTDSKRICVRRRSSIIKREEPRETDQSKKTELTSQSDLQVDDPMQQEDVSISLSSSSIEGIEPKCDKAVVNETKVEEKVEEKVEEKEEKGGSTMESNKPVEKKSPPRRSSMARPARRASQKVVSYKEMPLKTKLRRDG; via the exons atGGCAACCATTCTTGATCGCGAAAATACCACAG TGGGGACGTTGAACGCCGTGAAGAGCTCGAGTTGCAACCGCTCTCCCTCTGCGAGACGGCTCTGCGACATAACGAACGTTACCCAAAATGTGAAGTCCACGCTTAAGGACGACAACATGTTCGTGTTCTCTGCGGCCGAGAGGGAAATCATCGAAAAGCTGCGAAAG GAAAATGCCACAATGCTAAGAGCTATAGCAGAGAGAGA GATCATCGAGATACGCAGCCTTGATGTTCAGAAACTTAAAGAGAACTTGGTAAAAATCACTCAGCAAAATTGGCAGCTCGCTCAATCAAATAGTCAGCTCCTCGCG GAGCTTAATATTGGTAAAGATAAG cTCAAGTTACAGCAACATGAATTTGGTATTATGTCAGGAATGCTTAAAGCAAAGATACTGGAACTTGAG gggcaagtgaaaaaaaatatgtctgATCATTCTAAGAGGAGCAGCGATAGCCTGAAG GAGTCTGAACTTGAAAAGCCGAAGCTaccaaatcaaaatcaaaggcGTCCATCCAGAATCCCAT CACAAATTCCTTCTAGTACTGGCCAGGCAGCGACCCGAGGATGCACAGATAGTAAAAG AATTTGTGTGCGAAGGCGATCCAGCATCATTAAGCGTGAAGAACCACGAGAAACAGACCAATCTAAGAAGACTGAGTTGACTTCTCAATCAGATTTACAAGTTGATGATCCTATGCAACAAGAAGATGTCTCTATTTCATTAAGCTCCTCGTCAATTGAAGGTATTGAACCTAAATGTGATAAGGCTGTtgtcaatgaaacaaaagttgaagaaaaagtCGAAGAAAAAgtcgaagaaaaagaagagaaaggaggaagTACCATGGAGTCGAACAAACCAGTTGAGAAAAAGTCACCACCAAGGAGATCATCAATGGCTAGGCCAGCCCGTAGAGCATCCCAGAAGGTCGTCAGTTATAAAGAGATGCCACTGAAGACTAAACTGAGAAGAGATGGCTAA
- the LOC116252157 gene encoding SHUGOSHIN 2-like isoform X1, which translates to MATILDRENTTVGTLNAVKSSSCNRSPSARRLCDITNVTQNVKSTLKDDNMFVFSAAEREIIEKLRKENATMLRAIAERDRIIEIRSLDVQKLKENLVKITQQNWQLAQSNSQLLAELNIGKDKLKLQQHEFGIMSGMLKAKILELEGQVKKNMSDHSKRSSDSLKESELEKPKLPNQNQRRPSRIPSQIPSSTGQAATRGCTDSKRICVRRRSSIIKREEPRETDQSKKTELTSQSDLQVDDPMQQEDVSISLSSSSIEGIEPKCDKAVVNETKVEEKVEEKVEEKEEKGGSTMESNKPVEKKSPPRRSSMARPARRASQKVVSYKEMPLKTKLRRDG; encoded by the exons atGGCAACCATTCTTGATCGCGAAAATACCACAG TGGGGACGTTGAACGCCGTGAAGAGCTCGAGTTGCAACCGCTCTCCCTCTGCGAGACGGCTCTGCGACATAACGAACGTTACCCAAAATGTGAAGTCCACGCTTAAGGACGACAACATGTTCGTGTTCTCTGCGGCCGAGAGGGAAATCATCGAAAAGCTGCGAAAG GAAAATGCCACAATGCTAAGAGCTATAGCAGAGAGAGA TAGGATCATCGAGATACGCAGCCTTGATGTTCAGAAACTTAAAGAGAACTTGGTAAAAATCACTCAGCAAAATTGGCAGCTCGCTCAATCAAATAGTCAGCTCCTCGCG GAGCTTAATATTGGTAAAGATAAG cTCAAGTTACAGCAACATGAATTTGGTATTATGTCAGGAATGCTTAAAGCAAAGATACTGGAACTTGAG gggcaagtgaaaaaaaatatgtctgATCATTCTAAGAGGAGCAGCGATAGCCTGAAG GAGTCTGAACTTGAAAAGCCGAAGCTaccaaatcaaaatcaaaggcGTCCATCCAGAATCCCAT CACAAATTCCTTCTAGTACTGGCCAGGCAGCGACCCGAGGATGCACAGATAGTAAAAG AATTTGTGTGCGAAGGCGATCCAGCATCATTAAGCGTGAAGAACCACGAGAAACAGACCAATCTAAGAAGACTGAGTTGACTTCTCAATCAGATTTACAAGTTGATGATCCTATGCAACAAGAAGATGTCTCTATTTCATTAAGCTCCTCGTCAATTGAAGGTATTGAACCTAAATGTGATAAGGCTGTtgtcaatgaaacaaaagttgaagaaaaagtCGAAGAAAAAgtcgaagaaaaagaagagaaaggaggaagTACCATGGAGTCGAACAAACCAGTTGAGAAAAAGTCACCACCAAGGAGATCATCAATGGCTAGGCCAGCCCGTAGAGCATCCCAGAAGGTCGTCAGTTATAAAGAGATGCCACTGAAGACTAAACTGAGAAGAGATGGCTAA